ATCTCCTTTACCTTCAACTGAATATCACCTGTCCGAATATCTTTCACTAGAGCTACTTGTAAGTCTCTCAATTCTTCAAGGAGTCGCTCGTCACTAACAGTAACTCTTCGGAGTTGTTTTTTTATCAATCGAATAAAAGAGAGTGCCATCACACATAGAAATATGTGAACCCTTATTCTGTCATCCTTATCATGATAAACAGGTGGTATTGG
The window above is part of the Candidatus Thermoplasmatota archaeon genome. Proteins encoded here:
- a CDS encoding IS1634 family transposase — translated: PIPPVYHDKDDRIRVHIFLCVMALSFIRLIKKQLRRVTVSDERLLEELRDLQVALVKDIRTGDIQLKVKEMSPVQAAVFSQLGLDRYIKVI